The genomic window AAAAGATTTAGCAGGTTTGCCTGAAGGCACTATTGAAGCAGCCAAACAATTAGCAGAATCGAAAGATAAAACGGGTTGGTTATTCACTTTAGATTACCCTAGTTATATTCCTTTTGTAACCTATGCTGATAATAGAGAGTTACGAAAAAAATTAACTTTAGCAGCAGGAAGCAAAGGTTTTAAAGGTGATGATTTAGATAATCAAGATAATGTACTTCAAATTGTAAATCTACGCCATGAACGAGCAAATTTATTAGGTTATAAAACACATGCTCATTTTGTTTTAGAAGAACGCATGGCGCAAACACCTGAAAAAGCTTTAGATTTCTCTAACGAGTTGTTAGAAAAAGCAAAACCGGCAGCGAAAAACGAATTTGAAAATTTAGAAAAATTCGCTAAAGATTTAGACAACATAGACCAATTAGAAAAATGGGATGGCTCTTATTATTCTGAAAAACTGAAACAAAAATTATTTAGTTTAGATGATGAGCAACTAAAACCATATTTTAAATTAGAAAATGTAATTGATGGTGCTTTTACAGTTGCCAACAAATTATTCGATTTAAGTTTTGAAGAAATTGATACAATTGATAAATATCACGAAGATGTTTTAACCTATAAGGTTACGGATGAAAACGGGAATTTAGTTTCTGTTTTTTATGCCGATTTCTTCCCAAGAGCAGGAAAAAGAAACGGTGCTTGGATGACATCTTACAAACCACAATATGTTATAGACGGAGAAAATAGCCGTCCGCATATTTCCATAGTTTGCAATTTCACTAAACCAACCAAAAGCAAACCATCCTTATTAACTTTTAACGAGGTCACTACCCTATTCCACGAATTTGGACACGCACTACATGGCATGTTAGCTAACACAACATACCCAAGTTTATCTGGAACCAGTGTTTTTTGGGATTTTGTAGAGTTGCCAAGTCAAGTAATGGAAAACTGGTGTTACGAAAAAGAAGCCTTAGAATTGTTTGCTAAACATTATGAAACTGGAGAAGTTATCCCGATGGATTTAGTTGAAAAAATTAAAGATTCGGCTAGTTTTCATCAAGGTATGCAAACGCTACGTCAATTAAGTTTCGGGTTATTAGATATGAAATGGCATGGTCAAGATCCTAGCAAAACAACTAGTGTCAAAGATTTCGAAACTGAAGCTTTTAAAGATACTAATCTATATCCAAAAACAAAAGAAACTTGTATGAGTACGGCATTTTCTCATATATTCCAAGGTGGATATTCTTCTGGATATTACAGTTATAAATGGGCCGAAGTTTTAGACGCCGATGCTTTTGAATACTTTAAAGAAGCTGGTATTTTCAACAAAGAAGTCGCTACCAAATTTAAAGACAACATACTTTCTCAAGGTGGAACAGAAAACCCAATGGTACTTTATAAACGTTTTAGAGGTCAAGAACCAAAACCAGAAGCGTTATTAAAACGTGCTGGATTGATAAAATAAATCTATAGAAATTAATATAACAAAGGTGTTTATGAGGTTTTAAAACTGATTAATCACCTTTTTTTTATTCTTAAATAAAAAAATTAGTTAAGCTTATAGAAATAAGTCTTCTATGTTTCTTCAGAATAAAAGATTATTTTATATCCTTCGTTAATTTATAGTAATAAAAAGCAGGCAATAACAATATTAAAATTACCGGTTGAATTAAAAAACGTCTCAAATTAAAAAAGAGATAATAATCGGATTGTTTCGGGTTAATTACAAAGTATAAATACCCACAGATTAAAACCATAAAAGTCATAACGTAAACTAAAGCAGAAAACTTTACAATGCTTCTATCTTTAAAAACTACATAAAGAATCGCTAAAGAAACCAAACCATTTAAAGCATAGCGCAGCGCGGTAAAAGCAACAAGTTTTAACACTTCTCTACGCGGACTATCGATGTACAAATAATCGTTATGAAAAAAGGTTAAATACGGATCGTAAAACAACTCATTTTCAAACCATCGAATTAAAATCAATAAGGTTATCAATATAAAAAGTAAAATATACTTAACTATCTTAGACATCTTTCTTGTTTAATTTTGAAAAACGATTCACCCAAAAAACCCATAGTAGAAAAACAACGCCATAAATAATAGCAGGAAACACTACGGAATGTAAAAATTCCGATTGCTTGGGATAACTATAAATCCCAATCGATAAAATCACAATCCGTAAAACATTAACAACATAAATAATAACGCTACCGGAAAGGATATATAAAATAGTTGTTTTTAACTTCCCTGAGAAGGCAACAATAAACGAAACAAACAAGATTAGTACACTCAACCCATTACAGCCCTCTATTATTCTCGCCACATACTCTCCCTTTAAAACAAGTTTTAAGGAAGGCTCACTTGGGTGCGGTAGAAGCTGAGCATCATAACCAAACGTACTTAGTAAAGAACTAGCTTGTTGGCCAACTAAATGCGTAAAATAATCTGGATAAAACTTAGAACCATCAGAAAATTGTAAATAAAATTTATAGAGTACAGATAGCAGAATATACACTACCAAAAATGTAAGTATGAACTTTATTACCGACCTGTATTTTATAAAGAGTGTTTTCAAATTAAAATGCTATAAACAAAGTACCGAAATTACATCTTTTTAAATACTTTTACCAAAACTTTTAGAATTATGATTTTAGAAACTCTAAAACCCCAAGTATCAGCTATTATTTCTAACCAAGACCTAGATAAAAACGAACGTCTATTAAAAATATGTGAACTACTCGATAAAAACATAGAATACTATAACTGGGTAGGCTTCTATTTTAGAAACGGTAAAAAAGAAGAGTTACTTTTAGGCCCTTACGTTGGTGCGCCAACAGACCACACTGTTATTCCTTTTGGAAAAGGTATTTGTGGGCAAGTAGCTGTTAGCAACGAAAACTTTGTAGTACCCGATGTTGCTGCTCAAGATAATTACATTGCTTGTAGCATTACGGTTAAAGCAGAAATTGTAGTTCCTATTTTTGTAAACGGTGAAAATATTGGACAAATTGATATCGACTCGAATACACCAGACCCTTTTACGGATGCGGATGAATGTTTTCTAGAATTTGTTTGTACCCAAGTAGCAACCATGCTTTAGCAAACCTCGTGTTTAAAAATTAAATTTTCTAGCTGTTTAGTTTTAGAATTTGTGTTTTGTAATTTTTTACATTCTACTTGTTAACAACTTCGGTTTTTAGTTGAAAAATGACGTGTCTTTTTTAAGAATTCGCAACCCGTTTTTTAAAGTAAAATAAGTACTTTTGCAATTATTTTAAATTTTCAGTATAACAGACTGAGAAACAATAAAATTTCACATAAAAAAGGACTC from Algibacter sp. L1A34 includes these protein-coding regions:
- a CDS encoding M3 family metallopeptidase, coding for MIKTSLITPFQTPYNSAPFLAIENDDYLPTFKESIQQAKAEIDAIVNNTEAPSFENTIVALDFSGEQLDRISSIFFNLNSAETNETIQKIAQEVSPLLSEFSNDITLNENLFKRVKTVYNNKSELNLTTEQQTLLDKKYKGFSRNGANLPEDKKEKLREIDKKLSQLSLKFGENILAETNKFEMLISDEKDLAGLPEGTIEAAKQLAESKDKTGWLFTLDYPSYIPFVTYADNRELRKKLTLAAGSKGFKGDDLDNQDNVLQIVNLRHERANLLGYKTHAHFVLEERMAQTPEKALDFSNELLEKAKPAAKNEFENLEKFAKDLDNIDQLEKWDGSYYSEKLKQKLFSLDDEQLKPYFKLENVIDGAFTVANKLFDLSFEEIDTIDKYHEDVLTYKVTDENGNLVSVFYADFFPRAGKRNGAWMTSYKPQYVIDGENSRPHISIVCNFTKPTKSKPSLLTFNEVTTLFHEFGHALHGMLANTTYPSLSGTSVFWDFVELPSQVMENWCYEKEALELFAKHYETGEVIPMDLVEKIKDSASFHQGMQTLRQLSFGLLDMKWHGQDPSKTTSVKDFETEAFKDTNLYPKTKETCMSTAFSHIFQGGYSSGYYSYKWAEVLDADAFEYFKEAGIFNKEVATKFKDNILSQGGTENPMVLYKRFRGQEPKPEALLKRAGLIK
- the xrtF gene encoding exosortase family protein XrtF, whose protein sequence is MYILLSVLYKFYLQFSDGSKFYPDYFTHLVGQQASSLLSTFGYDAQLLPHPSEPSLKLVLKGEYVARIIEGCNGLSVLILFVSFIVAFSGKLKTTILYILSGSVIIYVVNVLRIVILSIGIYSYPKQSEFLHSVVFPAIIYGVVFLLWVFWVNRFSKLNKKDV
- a CDS encoding GAF domain-containing protein → MILETLKPQVSAIISNQDLDKNERLLKICELLDKNIEYYNWVGFYFRNGKKEELLLGPYVGAPTDHTVIPFGKGICGQVAVSNENFVVPDVAAQDNYIACSITVKAEIVVPIFVNGENIGQIDIDSNTPDPFTDADECFLEFVCTQVATML
- a CDS encoding exosortase F system-associated membrane protein; the protein is MSKIVKYILLFILITLLILIRWFENELFYDPYLTFFHNDYLYIDSPRREVLKLVAFTALRYALNGLVSLAILYVVFKDRSIVKFSALVYVMTFMVLICGYLYFVINPKQSDYYLFFNLRRFLIQPVILILLLPAFYYYKLTKDIK